One window from the genome of Marinobacter sp. LV10R510-11A encodes:
- a CDS encoding flagellar hook-length control protein FliK, giving the protein MKLPSGQQSSTPPAPATSKPTQTHEATQPARETAALSARQQLDQVQLANRETILARVAEVINRQGSANAEVLLDVRGKSLQVNAAIGATELTRGDWVKVMRAGNELQLMGKLAATPEAAITRALAQRMPWQQSLDSGLAKLMTALNQGVIPELTPGQLPASRSPQPLPEAARQALESLLARLPTSSALAPGAGTQNNTVQQIRQWVAESGLFAESRLAQTPSSALPDLKLAIGRMITSLLAEQPGDAAMAFNRLTPLASPGLALAPLQFPQALASPPPSSSADPTSVGQTLRMLAGMLNRITVNQLHSQILTARAGGEAPAPASTMLMDLPWVTPQNEPRVAQLRLEQHKEDSASKGRDGKRAAISEWRLNLSIDLELAGALNFEIALRQQEVSARVWAEKQDTLKQVNEELPLLRRSLIELGLEVTDLECRRGSPSYPATKLEHRLVDTRA; this is encoded by the coding sequence ATGAAACTACCCAGCGGCCAACAGTCTTCTACCCCACCGGCACCGGCTACCTCCAAGCCGACACAGACTCATGAGGCCACGCAGCCTGCCCGAGAAACGGCGGCCTTGTCTGCCCGGCAGCAGCTGGATCAGGTTCAGCTCGCTAATCGAGAGACCATACTGGCCCGAGTAGCAGAAGTCATCAACCGCCAGGGCAGCGCAAACGCCGAGGTTTTGCTGGATGTACGAGGCAAGTCGCTTCAGGTAAACGCAGCCATTGGCGCCACAGAGCTGACGCGGGGGGATTGGGTGAAAGTCATGCGGGCGGGCAATGAACTGCAACTGATGGGCAAGCTGGCTGCCACACCAGAAGCCGCCATCACTCGGGCATTAGCCCAGCGCATGCCCTGGCAGCAAAGCTTGGACAGCGGCCTAGCAAAGCTGATGACGGCACTGAACCAAGGCGTTATCCCCGAACTGACTCCCGGCCAGCTACCCGCAAGCCGAAGCCCGCAGCCGTTGCCCGAGGCAGCACGACAAGCTTTAGAATCACTGCTTGCGAGACTGCCCACCAGTAGTGCCTTGGCCCCCGGTGCCGGTACCCAGAACAACACCGTGCAGCAAATCCGGCAGTGGGTAGCCGAGAGCGGTCTGTTCGCAGAATCCCGCCTGGCCCAAACACCGTCCTCCGCCTTACCTGATCTTAAGCTTGCCATTGGCCGCATGATAACCAGCTTGTTGGCTGAGCAACCTGGCGACGCGGCAATGGCGTTTAACCGCCTCACGCCACTGGCAAGCCCCGGGCTGGCTCTGGCACCGCTGCAGTTCCCACAAGCACTGGCATCACCGCCGCCTAGTAGCAGCGCCGATCCCACCTCTGTGGGCCAGACACTGCGAATGTTGGCCGGCATGCTGAACCGAATTACCGTTAACCAACTCCACAGCCAGATACTGACTGCAAGGGCCGGGGGTGAAGCACCTGCACCCGCATCCACCATGCTCATGGACTTGCCCTGGGTGACGCCCCAAAACGAGCCTAGAGTGGCGCAATTGCGCTTAGAACAACACAAAGAAGACTCTGCATCTAAGGGCCGCGACGGCAAACGCGCTGCCATCAGCGAATGGCGCCTGAATCTTTCCATTGATCTGGAATTGGCCGGAGCACTAAATTTTGAGATCGCCCTGCGTCAACAGGAGGTAAGTGCACGGGTGTGGGCAGAAAAACAGGACACGCTGAAGCAGGTTAACGAAGAATTACCGCTTCTAAGGCGCAGCCTTATAGAACTGGGGCTGGAAGTTACCGATCTTGAATGCCGCCGTGGCAGCCCTTCGTACCCGGCAACGAAGCTGGAACACAGACTGGTGGATACTCGAGCATGA
- the ccmA gene encoding cytochrome c biogenesis heme-transporting ATPase CcmA, translating into MSEPLLQAVNLQCERDTRILFRELSFSILPGTITRVEGPNGSGKTTLLRMLAGLNDAWTGELKWRGSPVVNQREAFLRNMLYIGHRPGIKSLLTPTENLRALMAGRRPVSDAVFRQALQGTGLAGYEDVPCRNLSAGQQRRVALARLLIADEPLWLLDEVFTAIDADGVQALESLLQQRAAEGGAVLVTTHHDLALPGMHKLILGAGGVSDER; encoded by the coding sequence ATGTCCGAGCCGTTACTACAGGCTGTTAATCTGCAGTGTGAGCGGGACACGCGGATACTTTTCCGTGAGCTATCCTTTTCCATACTGCCCGGTACGATAACCCGTGTCGAGGGGCCAAACGGCTCCGGCAAAACCACTCTACTGAGAATGCTGGCGGGCCTGAACGATGCATGGACAGGCGAGCTGAAGTGGCGCGGGTCTCCGGTAGTCAATCAGCGGGAGGCGTTTCTCCGGAACATGTTGTATATCGGGCATCGCCCGGGTATCAAATCCCTGCTTACCCCCACGGAAAATCTCCGGGCCTTGATGGCTGGTCGTCGGCCTGTGTCTGATGCAGTTTTTCGTCAGGCTTTGCAAGGTACGGGCTTAGCGGGGTATGAAGATGTACCCTGTCGCAATCTGTCTGCGGGGCAGCAACGTAGGGTTGCACTGGCCCGCCTGTTGATTGCTGACGAACCCCTCTGGCTGCTCGATGAAGTGTTCACCGCTATTGATGCAGACGGTGTACAAGCGCTCGAGTCGCTATTGCAACAGCGCGCAGCCGAAGGTGGGGCGGTGCTGGTTACAACTCACCATGATCTGGCACTGCCGGGCATGCATAAACTAATTCTTGGCGCGGGGGGCGTGTCTGATGAACGCTGA
- the ccmB gene encoding heme exporter protein CcmB, which translates to MNAEACPAVRFASSSVGALAAMKGVFARDMKIAFRQRQDLLNPLLFFIMVVTLFPLGVSPEVSFLREAGAGILWVAALLSVLLSLDHLFRHDFDDGTLEQLVLQPQPLFLLILAKTMAHWMLTGLPLVVLTPVLGVMVHLDGNSIAVLCLTLLIGTPVLSLIGAIGAALTLGLRSAGVLLSLLIIPLYIPVLIFGTGTVAAAADGASVGAYLALMGAFLMLSLTLAPFAAAAALRVSLSNG; encoded by the coding sequence ATGAACGCTGAAGCTTGCCCGGCCGTTCGGTTTGCCAGTAGCAGTGTGGGTGCGCTGGCTGCCATGAAAGGCGTTTTTGCGCGTGATATGAAGATAGCATTCCGGCAGCGCCAGGATCTACTTAACCCGCTGCTGTTCTTTATTATGGTTGTTACTCTGTTTCCGCTTGGGGTCAGCCCAGAAGTTTCGTTCCTCAGAGAAGCCGGAGCCGGTATTCTCTGGGTAGCGGCGCTGCTTTCTGTATTATTGTCGTTGGATCATCTGTTTCGCCATGATTTTGACGACGGCACGTTAGAGCAGCTTGTACTGCAGCCGCAGCCTCTGTTTCTGCTGATATTGGCAAAAACAATGGCGCATTGGATGCTAACGGGATTGCCCTTGGTGGTGCTTACACCGGTTCTTGGTGTAATGGTGCACCTCGACGGGAACTCTATCGCTGTTTTGTGTCTAACGCTGCTGATTGGTACGCCGGTTCTGAGCTTGATTGGCGCAATTGGCGCTGCGCTAACCCTTGGGTTGCGATCGGCAGGTGTGCTCTTGTCCCTGCTGATCATTCCACTGTACATTCCTGTGCTGATTTTCGGCACGGGCACAGTTGCCGCCGCAGCAGATGGCGCGTCTGTAGGAGCCTATCTGGCTCTGATGGGGGCTTTTTTGATGCTCTCACTGACACTGGCGCCGTTTGCAGCGGCAGCCGCGTTGAGAGTCAGCTTGTCGAACGGATAA
- the ccmC gene encoding heme ABC transporter permease CcmC, with translation MWQIFHKLGSPKWFFGISTRFMPWLLAGGILLLLAGAIWGLAFAPKDYLQGNSYRIIFIHVPAAFLAQSVYIMMASAAIVTLVWRMKLADVFVKAVAPVGLVLTFLALFTGAVWGKPTWGTWWIWDARLTSMLILLFLYGGVIALDRAINDDKSAARAVAVLVLVGVVNIPIIKYSVEWWNTLHQPATFKLTEKPSMPAEMWVPLLLSVLGLYLIFGWLACVRMQTEILSREQRTRWVKEFVMKGRI, from the coding sequence ATGTGGCAAATTTTTCACAAACTGGGTTCTCCCAAGTGGTTTTTCGGGATTTCCACCCGGTTCATGCCTTGGCTACTGGCGGGCGGCATACTGCTGCTTTTGGCTGGGGCTATCTGGGGCCTTGCGTTTGCACCCAAGGATTACCTTCAGGGCAACAGTTACCGGATCATTTTTATTCACGTTCCGGCGGCATTTTTGGCCCAGTCTGTGTATATCATGATGGCTTCGGCAGCCATTGTGACACTGGTATGGCGAATGAAACTGGCCGACGTGTTCGTTAAGGCGGTGGCGCCGGTGGGGCTTGTTCTTACGTTTTTGGCGCTATTTACCGGCGCAGTTTGGGGTAAGCCAACTTGGGGCACTTGGTGGATCTGGGATGCCCGGCTTACCTCCATGCTGATACTGCTGTTTTTATATGGCGGTGTTATTGCCCTGGATCGAGCCATCAATGACGATAAGTCTGCCGCCCGCGCGGTTGCCGTGCTGGTGCTGGTAGGGGTAGTGAATATCCCCATTATCAAATACTCCGTGGAATGGTGGAATACACTGCACCAGCCCGCGACGTTCAAACTCACAGAGAAACCGTCGATGCCGGCGGAAATGTGGGTGCCGCTGCTGCTGTCCGTGTTGGGCCTGTACCTAATTTTTGGCTGGCTCGCCTGCGTTCGCATGCAGACAGAGATTCTGTCCCGGGAGCAACGTACCCGCTGGGTAAAAGAATTCGTAATGAAAGGAAGGATCTGA
- the ccmD gene encoding heme exporter protein CcmD — MAFDSFAAFMAMEGHGPYVWACYAVFFVLMGLMMIWSVRSRKAIIESCRRGYEFQADKSKVAAPTPSASFARVNVSQD; from the coding sequence ATGGCATTTGATTCCTTTGCTGCCTTTATGGCGATGGAAGGTCACGGCCCTTATGTCTGGGCCTGCTACGCTGTGTTTTTCGTGCTGATGGGTCTGATGATGATCTGGTCTGTGCGGAGCAGGAAAGCGATTATCGAATCCTGCCGTCGTGGTTATGAGTTTCAGGCTGACAAGAGTAAAGTGGCGGCTCCGACACCTTCTGCGTCCTTCGCGCGCGTAAACGTTTCCCAAGACTGA
- the ccmE gene encoding cytochrome c maturation protein CcmE produces the protein MHPIRKKRLTIVLFLLVGLSVAVALTTYALRQNINLFYDPTQISAGEAPVDVRIRAGGMVEEGSVKRDPESLKVEFLVTDYNASVPVEYVGILPDLFAEGQGIVAMGRLNNEGRFVADQVLAKHDENYMPPEVAGALEKAAQNKSEAAPGSTKPATY, from the coding sequence ATGCATCCGATCCGTAAAAAGCGGCTGACCATTGTTCTGTTTCTTCTGGTAGGGCTGTCTGTCGCGGTAGCTTTGACAACTTATGCCCTGCGCCAGAACATTAATCTGTTTTACGACCCAACCCAGATTTCTGCCGGGGAGGCGCCGGTTGATGTGCGAATTCGTGCCGGCGGCATGGTGGAAGAAGGCTCGGTAAAGCGAGATCCCGAAAGCCTGAAAGTGGAGTTTTTGGTCACCGACTATAATGCCTCGGTGCCTGTTGAGTACGTTGGTATCCTGCCGGATCTGTTTGCCGAAGGGCAGGGCATTGTTGCCATGGGCCGGCTCAACAACGAAGGCCGCTTTGTTGCGGATCAGGTTCTGGCCAAGCACGATGAAAATTATATGCCTCCAGAAGTTGCCGGCGCCCTGGAAAAAGCCGCACAAAACAAGAGTGAAGCCGCGCCTGGCAGTACCAAACCGGCAACCTACTAA
- a CDS encoding heme lyase CcmF/NrfE family subunit, which produces MYPELGQLALILSLLLAVLLSVVPLVGSLTGRDNLQAFARPLAAGMFVFVALAFAVLAHAFLTDDFSVAYVANNSNSMLPWYYKFSAVWGGHEGSLLLWILMLTGWTLAVAIFSRRLPSVMISQVLSVLGMVSVGFMLFIVVTSNPFGRLLPNVPADGADLNPLLQDFGLIVHPPLLYMGYVGFAVAFAFAIAALINGRLDAAWARWSRPWTTVAWAFLSVGIALGSWWAYYELGWGGWWFWDPVENASLLPWLSGTALMHSLAVTEKRGVFKSWTVLLAIVTFSLSLLGTFLVRSGVLTSVHAFASDPERGTFLLALLAVTIIASLVLYAFRAPVVHVRSRYGSLSREIFLLLNNVLLVSATLLVAVGTLYPLVLDFFDLGKISIGEPFFNLTFSPLAVAAGLLMGVGIFSRWKKTDAGWLARKLLWPLAASVLISTAVMVGYGGFTPWAFLGVFASVWVTTATFWDLWDKSSSRKGRIHGLKRQSRSYYGMVLGHLGLAITMAGATVVSNYGIERDVRMVPGDIAEVGDYQFLFKGIGERQGKNFTAQYGSFDVMRDGKLVAELHPEKRQYAVGMSVMTEADIDGGLFRDIFVAVGERISDDAWAIRLQYKPLIRWLWLGALFMAAGGFLAISDRRYRIRERVTEPSSVPSTKMPPAQKDAQGTAGAVS; this is translated from the coding sequence ATGTATCCCGAACTCGGACAGCTTGCACTGATACTTTCGCTGTTGCTGGCAGTGCTTCTTTCGGTTGTACCCCTTGTTGGCTCGCTCACCGGGCGGGACAACCTTCAGGCGTTTGCCAGGCCCTTGGCGGCGGGCATGTTCGTGTTTGTCGCGTTGGCTTTTGCTGTGCTTGCCCACGCGTTTTTAACTGACGATTTCTCCGTTGCCTACGTTGCCAACAACAGCAACAGCATGCTGCCCTGGTACTACAAGTTCAGTGCCGTATGGGGCGGCCATGAGGGTTCACTGCTGCTTTGGATACTGATGCTGACGGGCTGGACCCTGGCCGTCGCCATTTTCAGCCGCCGCTTACCCTCTGTGATGATTTCGCAGGTGTTGTCAGTTCTCGGTATGGTCAGTGTCGGGTTCATGCTCTTTATTGTAGTTACATCAAACCCGTTTGGCCGTTTGCTGCCCAATGTGCCGGCTGACGGGGCGGACTTGAACCCGCTGCTGCAGGACTTTGGGTTGATCGTTCACCCACCCCTGCTTTACATGGGCTATGTCGGCTTTGCGGTGGCGTTTGCGTTTGCCATTGCTGCACTGATCAATGGCCGCTTGGACGCGGCATGGGCCAGATGGTCACGGCCTTGGACAACCGTGGCCTGGGCATTTCTATCCGTTGGTATTGCCCTGGGAAGCTGGTGGGCATACTACGAGCTTGGCTGGGGTGGCTGGTGGTTCTGGGATCCGGTTGAAAACGCCTCCTTGTTGCCGTGGCTGTCTGGTACGGCCCTGATGCACTCACTGGCAGTAACAGAAAAACGCGGTGTGTTCAAAAGTTGGACGGTACTGCTGGCGATTGTCACCTTTTCGCTGAGCCTGCTGGGTACCTTTCTAGTTCGGTCTGGTGTGCTTACCTCAGTTCATGCCTTTGCATCGGATCCAGAGCGCGGCACCTTTTTGCTGGCGCTGCTGGCAGTCACTATTATTGCAAGCTTGGTGCTTTACGCGTTCAGAGCGCCGGTTGTTCACGTACGCTCACGCTACGGCTCACTGTCCCGGGAAATATTCTTGCTGCTAAACAACGTGTTGCTGGTTTCTGCAACGCTGCTGGTAGCGGTAGGCACCCTGTACCCGCTGGTTCTCGATTTCTTCGATCTGGGGAAAATCTCCATCGGCGAGCCGTTCTTTAACCTCACCTTCAGCCCGCTTGCAGTGGCGGCCGGCCTTCTGATGGGCGTCGGCATATTTTCTCGCTGGAAGAAGACCGATGCCGGTTGGCTTGCGCGCAAGCTGTTGTGGCCACTGGCGGCGAGTGTGCTGATCAGCACGGCTGTTATGGTTGGTTATGGCGGCTTCACACCCTGGGCATTTCTTGGCGTGTTTGCGTCTGTTTGGGTAACCACGGCAACGTTTTGGGATCTGTGGGACAAATCCTCCTCCAGAAAAGGGCGTATCCATGGTCTCAAGCGCCAATCTCGCAGTTACTACGGCATGGTGCTGGGGCATCTTGGCCTAGCCATCACCATGGCCGGCGCAACGGTTGTATCGAACTACGGCATCGAACGTGATGTGCGCATGGTGCCCGGCGATATTGCCGAAGTGGGCGACTATCAGTTTCTCTTTAAGGGTATCGGTGAGCGGCAGGGCAAGAACTTCACGGCGCAGTACGGCAGCTTTGATGTCATGCGAGACGGAAAGCTTGTTGCTGAACTGCACCCTGAAAAGCGCCAGTACGCGGTTGGCATGAGCGTTATGACTGAAGCGGATATTGACGGCGGCCTGTTCCGGGATATCTTTGTTGCCGTGGGTGAGCGGATTTCTGATGACGCTTGGGCTATCCGGCTCCAGTACAAACCTTTGATCCGCTGGCTTTGGCTTGGGGCTCTGTTTATGGCTGCCGGCGGCTTTCTTGCGATATCAGATCGTCGCTACAGGATCCGTGAGCGGGTTACTGAGCCCTCCTCGGTACCTTCAACCAAAATGCCACCTGCGCAGAAAGATGCACAGGGCACAGCCGGAGCGGTTTCATGA
- a CDS encoding DsbE family thiol:disulfide interchange protein, with protein MKRVLLFLPLLVAIVVGVVLFAGIGKDPTKLDSALVGKQVPAFSLKDLKNPDSTLDERLFSGEITLLNVWGTWCPSCRDEHDDLMWLAREKKVAIIGLNYKDSRDDALIWLDRLGDPYRTIIYDPKGTLGFDLGVYGAPETFVIDAAGIVRYRHVGVVNNEVWEQVLLPVINEARENG; from the coding sequence ATGAAGCGGGTTTTGCTGTTCCTTCCCTTGTTGGTGGCCATCGTAGTGGGTGTTGTTCTGTTTGCCGGCATTGGCAAAGATCCGACTAAGCTCGACTCCGCGCTGGTAGGAAAGCAGGTTCCAGCATTCAGCCTTAAGGATCTGAAAAATCCCGATAGCACGTTGGACGAGCGCCTTTTCAGCGGCGAGATTACGCTGCTGAACGTTTGGGGCACCTGGTGTCCCTCATGCCGCGATGAACATGATGACCTCATGTGGCTTGCCCGGGAAAAGAAGGTCGCGATCATTGGGCTGAACTACAAAGACAGCCGCGACGATGCGCTGATCTGGCTGGATAGGCTGGGCGATCCATACCGCACAATTATCTACGACCCCAAAGGCACGCTGGGTTTTGATCTGGGCGTTTACGGCGCACCGGAAACCTTTGTAATCGATGCCGCCGGTATTGTGCGCTATCGCCATGTGGGCGTTGTGAACAATGAGGTATGGGAGCAGGTTCTGTTGCCGGTGATTAACGAAGCGCGGGAGAACGGCTGA
- a CDS encoding cytochrome c-type biogenesis protein, translated as MLRVMCLFIALAASGLAVADVAAVYDFESRSEEQRYQNLISELRCPKCQNQNIADSNSPISKDMRTAVYQMMLDGSSNDEIVESLVGRFGEFVKYKPDLDSRTFLLWATPAIAVLGGLLVVGGVVVRSRRAGIAAPELSTEEQARIDKMLVEKNQNGNA; from the coding sequence ATGCTCCGCGTTATGTGTTTGTTCATAGCCTTAGCGGCATCTGGATTGGCCGTTGCGGATGTGGCTGCTGTTTACGATTTTGAAAGCCGCAGCGAAGAGCAGCGTTACCAAAATCTTATTTCGGAACTGCGGTGCCCCAAGTGCCAGAACCAGAATATTGCGGACTCAAATTCGCCTATTTCCAAAGATATGAGAACGGCTGTCTACCAGATGATGCTCGATGGCTCCAGCAACGACGAAATAGTCGAATCTCTGGTGGGCCGCTTTGGCGAGTTTGTGAAATACAAGCCTGACCTAGACAGCCGTACCTTCTTGCTCTGGGCCACACCTGCGATTGCGGTTCTGGGCGGCCTTCTTGTGGTCGGCGGCGTTGTTGTACGCTCCCGCAGGGCCGGCATAGCAGCGCCGGAGCTGAGCACCGAAGAGCAAGCCCGGATTGATAAAATGCTTGTGGAAAAAAATCAGAACGGCAACGCCTGA
- the ccmI gene encoding c-type cytochrome biogenesis protein CcmI has protein sequence MTETFWIAATVLIIIALAFVLYPVMFHRRGARQQTDLRNQNLMAYRSRMAELEKEHQAGIIDKESHRQLRDELAGAMLDDVPDNEAPAKTVPGRKAAMAVALFSILVIPAATVLLYEEWGSMDSVEAFVAMQELGSSDDARSAQMNELTQQLRERLEASPDNPDGWAMLGQTYMRLERHDDAAWAFRKLADSVSSDDESRAVALGLAAQAQFFRSQGAMTEKVTSAIEEARALNPDEVNSLGLLGIHAFSQNNYREAIRYWERVQTVAPDHPQLASIQGGIKEAYTRLGEQPPAAKPAFPAPNDGLEAQSVGVTVRVALDDAFQKDVPADTTLFLFARAANIQQGPPLAVVRLTAGDLPIEIRLDDSHAMAPQAVISGVEEVVVTARLTRSGNINAQPGDWQGSTDSPIAVSEDQGSPVALVIDQQLID, from the coding sequence ATGACTGAAACTTTCTGGATTGCCGCAACGGTACTGATCATTATTGCCTTGGCATTTGTACTCTACCCCGTGATGTTCCACCGTCGGGGCGCCCGACAGCAGACAGATCTCAGAAACCAGAACCTGATGGCCTATCGCAGCCGGATGGCGGAGCTGGAAAAAGAGCACCAAGCAGGAATCATCGATAAAGAAAGCCACCGGCAACTTCGGGATGAGCTTGCTGGCGCCATGCTGGATGATGTCCCGGATAACGAAGCCCCTGCCAAAACGGTACCAGGTCGCAAAGCCGCCATGGCGGTTGCGCTGTTCTCAATACTCGTGATTCCTGCGGCCACGGTTCTGCTCTACGAAGAGTGGGGGTCGATGGACAGCGTTGAAGCGTTCGTTGCTATGCAGGAGCTGGGCAGCTCGGATGATGCTCGGTCCGCGCAAATGAATGAACTGACGCAGCAACTGCGTGAACGGCTTGAAGCAAGCCCGGACAACCCAGATGGCTGGGCTATGTTGGGCCAGACCTATATGCGCCTGGAACGGCATGACGATGCAGCCTGGGCATTCCGTAAGCTGGCTGATAGCGTCAGCTCTGATGATGAATCCCGGGCGGTCGCCCTGGGCTTGGCGGCTCAAGCACAGTTTTTCCGGAGCCAGGGCGCGATGACCGAAAAGGTAACGTCTGCGATTGAAGAGGCGAGGGCGTTGAACCCTGATGAGGTTAACTCGCTTGGGCTGCTTGGAATTCACGCATTTAGCCAAAACAACTATCGTGAGGCAATCCGTTACTGGGAGCGCGTTCAAACAGTAGCGCCTGACCATCCGCAGCTGGCTTCTATTCAGGGCGGCATAAAAGAAGCATACACGCGTCTTGGCGAGCAGCCGCCTGCAGCAAAGCCTGCTTTTCCAGCTCCGAATGACGGTTTGGAAGCACAGAGTGTGGGCGTAACCGTTCGGGTGGCTCTTGATGACGCCTTCCAAAAGGATGTTCCCGCAGATACCACGTTGTTCCTTTTTGCCCGTGCGGCCAATATTCAGCAAGGCCCGCCCTTGGCCGTTGTTAGGTTAACCGCTGGCGATTTGCCCATTGAGATCCGGTTGGACGACAGCCATGCCATGGCGCCGCAAGCGGTGATATCCGGCGTAGAAGAAGTGGTTGTGACTGCACGGCTGACACGTTCAGGCAATATTAATGCTCAGCCTGGAGATTGGCAGGGCAGCACAGATTCGCCCATTGCAGTTTCCGAAGACCAGGGTTCGCCGGTAGCACTGGTTATTGACCAGCAGTTGATCGACTGA
- a CDS encoding BatD family protein, whose product MVKRLIISTIWPAVLAVLMALCVPAQAGELTAEPDRTQLYEGEVLTLTVKGTTKIDINLSNLFDFDISSLPSPDIEKVSPNFDILARNQRYSIRTVNGDMVGEITWIYQLAPTSTGELTIPALTFKDSVSSPVTIEVVDGNPPDQANANRNSFIELTTDKAEVYVQEQLILTVRLFFRGNLIRGELSDPEHPNAIIETLGKQNESSRLRDGVRYRVVERRYAVFPQKSGTLNLPAIRFEGQARDADGSLKFLRDSAQLFEVQVNDVPAAFSGSTWLPATSLTLAEAGMPPTLNLKTGDNLTRTLSLQAIGLPSEALPPLPDAVPDGLRSYPENPQRDTNVGPDGITSTLTQTRALVPVEAGSLTLPAIRIPWWDTVSNSEKVAIIPAQTLNITGVRSDKNSEASNENNAAVPIAGSNDSQSTPPGTGSQESAANAEGTTANSNFWQWVSLTLAGIWALTMLVWWRTRKMASEPSASGNSSDVRDERSAFEQLLNAAKQGRVSTPGRFVSWANLRLPGQDFSAAGDVFRVFPEPHLERELNKLQAHLFSRGHAGSDRWDGRVLILALKQAREGMANASSEAGLPPLYPDNLSVSG is encoded by the coding sequence ATGGTAAAACGGCTGATCATTTCCACAATCTGGCCGGCGGTTTTGGCGGTTCTGATGGCTCTGTGTGTGCCTGCCCAGGCTGGCGAACTCACGGCGGAGCCGGACAGAACCCAGCTATATGAAGGCGAGGTGTTAACACTTACCGTGAAGGGCACCACAAAGATCGATATCAACCTGAGCAATCTATTTGATTTTGATATCTCAAGCCTACCCTCGCCGGATATTGAAAAGGTGTCTCCAAACTTTGACATACTGGCCCGCAACCAGCGCTATAGCATTCGCACCGTAAACGGCGACATGGTTGGAGAAATCACGTGGATCTACCAGCTTGCGCCCACATCAACTGGCGAGCTCACCATCCCTGCCCTCACCTTCAAGGATTCTGTGTCCAGCCCGGTAACCATCGAGGTAGTGGACGGCAACCCTCCGGATCAGGCGAACGCTAACCGAAACAGTTTCATTGAACTGACGACCGACAAAGCAGAAGTCTACGTTCAAGAGCAGCTTATTCTGACCGTGCGGCTGTTTTTTCGGGGTAACCTTATACGCGGCGAGCTGTCCGACCCTGAACACCCCAACGCCATCATAGAAACCCTGGGAAAGCAGAATGAGTCTTCCCGCCTGCGCGATGGTGTGCGCTATCGAGTGGTGGAACGACGTTATGCGGTGTTTCCACAAAAGTCTGGCACATTGAACCTGCCCGCCATTCGTTTTGAGGGCCAGGCGAGGGATGCTGACGGTTCGCTTAAGTTCCTGCGGGACAGCGCACAACTGTTTGAGGTGCAGGTGAACGATGTGCCTGCAGCGTTCAGCGGCTCAACCTGGCTCCCGGCGACCAGTCTTACGCTAGCTGAGGCGGGCATGCCGCCAACACTTAATTTGAAGACCGGCGACAACCTCACACGTACTCTTAGCCTGCAGGCCATCGGCTTACCTTCAGAAGCCCTGCCGCCCCTGCCCGATGCTGTTCCGGACGGGCTTCGCAGCTATCCCGAGAATCCACAAAGGGACACCAATGTCGGCCCCGATGGTATTACGTCGACTCTTACACAAACCAGAGCGCTGGTTCCGGTGGAAGCGGGCAGCCTCACTCTCCCCGCAATTCGTATTCCCTGGTGGGATACCGTGTCGAACAGCGAAAAAGTAGCTATTATCCCCGCGCAAACCCTGAACATAACCGGTGTGCGCAGTGACAAAAATAGTGAAGCGAGTAATGAAAATAATGCAGCTGTGCCTATAGCGGGCTCAAACGATAGCCAGAGCACGCCACCGGGAACCGGCAGCCAAGAGAGTGCCGCCAACGCTGAAGGTACAACCGCCAACAGTAACTTCTGGCAGTGGGTTAGTCTTACGCTGGCTGGCATCTGGGCGTTGACCATGCTGGTTTGGTGGCGAACCCGTAAAATGGCATCCGAGCCGTCGGCCAGTGGTAACTCATCAGATGTCAGGGACGAAAGATCAGCATTCGAGCAACTGCTTAATGCTGCAAAGCAGGGCCGTGTTTCCACACCCGGGCGGTTCGTAAGCTGGGCCAATTTACGCCTGCCTGGCCAAGATTTCAGCGCTGCAGGGGACGTTTTCCGTGTATTCCCAGAGCCACATCTGGAAAGGGAGCTCAACAAACTGCAGGCGCACCTTTTCAGCCGGGGCCATGCCGGTAGCGACAGGTGGGACGGCCGCGTTTTGATCTTAGCACTCAAGCAAGCCCGAGAAGGCATGGCAAACGCGTCTTCAGAAGCGGGCTTGCCGCCGCTCTACCCCGACAATCTTTCGGTGTCGGGATAG